One genomic window of Hypomesus transpacificus isolate Combined female unplaced genomic scaffold, fHypTra1 scaffold_176, whole genome shotgun sequence includes the following:
- the LOC124489122 gene encoding zinc finger C3H1 domain-containing protein-like isoform X1: protein MDLKPSDLSPREEGELEDGEICDDETEEKVLIQQGLRPSSRTIPNSQRSTRKSKQKLHMLPSLIPPDFRLLMPYNRGPHLHSPFPINHRQQGGPSGPDRPPPPGLPLGPDQRPRSSFWERSHSALGRFRHRGKPNEGHGDWDRVGWGDLLAGGREPGRPPQGRYGSGENHNNIRESPTRKKVFGRNQVRKPVHNVAKTENGVDESFEDLLSKYKQIQLELECIRKEETMALKPDESPSKEAEVPVSISTADPVADTNTVPSDDAADDTERAEKKAFQAFPLKPLRQKLLKPAELDALKTRSSELELRDGDQKPEKESVEETGVEEEKGPIDLTANSEGEEGKEEGEDDKTNTGMCCSESDDSPPSPVKPCAPQVKLKGKDEDEELSELQLRLLALQSASRKWQQQEQQVMKESKERIAKASQEKSAAPSSGPPDRGRVTTRSASSAAAERAKALVKPQERAKAGPRASVERGTAGVRALGERGKGPAKPQTGRKAVSLGDKGPGSAAKQAFRKQQLRTWKLQQQREVEEKRREVEEERREVEEERRRREEEIRKIRDLSNQDEQYNRFMKLVGGKRQTRSKSKDNERKSVGKQGLDTSGNLYQYDNYDEVAMDTDSETNSPVPSPVHNPFADNALCFPVLNPFTMDSPEYRMDSGQRFLSVIPTAAPPPPPPPAPPLDEHDQPPKPPFADEEEEEEMLLRETCLMSMANKRVNAPEEMSDSGPPSPVPASLPQPASLPQPASLPQPAPRGNLQTVSLNIASLNVLTQARGSKFPRGHHGPRVPLVLPRHKTVVVQLNNSDDSDSDEQEASSSMPSVFGGLEFMIKEARRTVEAAKPKAAAEKENHPVRAPDSLPAAKKAEYRLLREEIASREKKKTLKDQAAVGSPAGSDSEVDLVAKAAAKLCLSEAEDSLSKHRELLQRDEAVLRQLLLQESRKKESLKAAEGKVLKLKEQLLASEKIVSANRTLLKKLQEQVTRVEHRVLIKKNHSVRLERDLMQAQAATGRGQKRRADTSILQPWKLQRVDSSGRYLADLIAQKQRLQQLESEYALKIQKLKQAQTLRHRGLAPEAPALPSTPPRPPTPPPPPPSPFPVPQPSRHDLTQDKLTLDSEDAEDGNEPEPAAPSGATRRSRRQSFPELGASTKPKLELAAGSAVKDGAVKPTKAPVGSGEPSELFLGLDVEALRLKHQQQARLGELLLGELRTMGGWEERNPPEKVLAVDVEAMTPQSSRAELKPVPFGSYRSPLLVFRSYRFSPYFRTKEKMSLSSVTHSNTIEARKCFCRFDLTGTCNDDDCKWQHMRNCTFSGNQLFQDILSYNLPLIGCSESSNNDEICAATEKYIKKLFGANKDRMGMDQKAVLLVSKVNESKRHIPPFTTCKDTRTWRPQPACQASPNTGDDSGDEGLEGSTAAVKYEDVSKTRLPSLDVCVSPEDKRYFTSETDDISNLETSILESPRDTQLWIKLAFKYLSQKEPSSSECLDAALNTLSRALEDNRDNPEIWCHYLRLFSRRGAREEVQEMCEMAVEHAAHFQVWWTYLSLESSFEGKDYVCDRLLRFLLGQVAGGQTDKLSFLLLEALLYRVQLSLFTGRMQSALAFLQSALKSANGRSIADHLTVSDRALAWLSYIHLTEFDSLPASLYDPADSNPSRLVSTEPLTLPWVTPQDISTPPDILVALFQDAVRQCSDETLPQKERILACLALHTNLITLNTLLERYDKGMELCESLLVTCPESCPLLDALANIHVCRGHSDEAVRVWLRALAECPHNAEIFYHACKFLMAQEKPEIIEPLFRGFVLSFCQNDESDRQPVDVLRFILGVPTEDVLRSPVIKKQLQEQIIHHMPHLHLVHCCWQWTHGAVGVAVEAFESALGSVMQLDVLHKLWMDYLVFTSSKFLGSQATGREFRMFADLVQRCLVTVPSRLEVPFSSARYWSCFTFHNKVVSLYLSCLPGSQHPLVLERLRYTMPTNTHLALRLLHQEWTDGNVEHLKFQARTLSASIPNCLANWKIAITVEKELKQRSEVRLLYQQALQRLPLCATLWKDRLLFEAAEGGGKTDRLRKLVDKCQEVGVSLNEPLNLGSC, encoded by the exons ATGGATTTAAAACCGAGTGATCTCTCTCCGAGAGAAGAAGGGGAGCTCGAAGACGGAGAGATATGCGATGATGAAACCGAGGAAAAGGTGCTTATACAGCAGGGATTAAGGCCTAGTAGTAGAACGATCCCTAACTCACAACGAAGTACACGAAAATCGAAGCAAAAACTGCATATGTTACCTTCGCTTATACCACCGGATTTTCGACTTTTAATGCCATACAACCGCGGACCTCACCTGCACAGTCCCTTTCCCATAAATCACCGACAGCAAGGGGGACCCAGTGGACCAGACCGACCACCACCACCGGGACTACCGTTGGGGCCAGATCAGAGGCCACGCTCCAGCTTTTGGGAACGAAGTCATAGTGCCTTGGGAAGATTTAGACATCGGGGGAAGCCAAATGAAGGACACGGGGATTGGGACAGAGTAGGTTGGGGAGACTTGCTTGCTGGAGGAAGAGAACCTGGGAGACCTCCCCAGGGTCGTTATGGGTCCGGAGAGAATCACAACAACATCAGAGAATCTCCCACAAGAA AAAAAGTATTTGGGAGGAACCAGGTGAGGAAACCAGTTCATAATGTTGCCAAAACCGAAAATGGGGTTGACGAGAGCTTTGAGGATTTGCTCTCGAAGTACAAGCAGATTCAGTTGGAGCTGGAATGTAttaggaaagaggaaacaatgGCTCTAAAACCCGATGAGTCACCTTCCAAAGAGGCTGAAGTCCCAGTCAGTATTTCCACAGCCGACCCAgtagcagacacaaacactgttCCCAGCGACGATGCCGCtgatgacacagagagagcggAGAAAAAGGCTTTCCAAGCCTTCCCCCTCAAGCCTCTCCGCCAGAAACTCCTCAAACCTGCCGAGTTGGACGCTCTGAAAACCAGATCATCAGAGCTGGAGTTAAGGGATGGCGACCAGAAACCTGAAAAAGAGAGTGTCGAGGAGACCggagtggaggaagagaaaggccCAATCGACCTCACTGCCAATTCAGAAG GTgaggaaggaaaggaagagggagaagatgaCAAGACAAACACGGGCATGTGCTGCAGCGAATCAGAcgactcccctccctcccctgtcaaA CCCTGCGCTCCTCAGGTGAAGCTGAAGGGgaaggacgaggacgaggagctgTCCGAGCTGCAGCTGCGGCTGCTGGCCCTGCAGTCCGCCAGCAGGAAGTGGcaacagcaggagcagcaggtgATGAAGGAGAGCAAGGAGAGGATCGCCAAGGCCTCCCAGGAGAAGAGCGCCGCCCCCAGCTCCGGGCCTCCTGACCGGGGCCGAGTTACCACGCGCTCAGCCTCTTCCGCTGCAGCTGAGAGGGCCAAGGCGCTGGTCAAGCCCCAGGAGAGGGCCAAGGCTGGGCCCAGGGCTTCGGTGGAGAGGGGTacggctggggtcagggctctgggggagaggggcaaaGGTCCAGCCAAGCCCCAGACAGGGAGGAAAGCAGTCAGCCTGGGGGACAAGGGTCCAG GGTCGGCTGCTAAGCAGGCCTTCAGGAAACAGCAGCTGCGCACGTGGAAGCTGCAGcagcagagggaggtggaggagaagaggagggaggtggaggaggagaggagggaggtggaggaggagcggcggaggagagaggaggagatcagGAAGATCCGGGACCTGTCCAACCAGGATGAGCAGTACAACCGCTTCATGAAGCTGGTTGGGGGCAAGAGGCAGACCAGGAGCAAG TCCAAGGACAACGAGCGGAAGTCAGTGGGCAAACAGGGACTGGACACTTCAGGCAACCTGTACCAGTACGACAACTACGACGAGGTTGCCATGGATACTGACAGTGAGACCAATTCCCCAG TACCGTCCCCAGTACACAACCCATTTGCTGACAACGCTCTGTGTTTCCCCGTGCTCAATCCATTCACAATGGACTCTCCCGAATACAGAATG GACTCGGGCCAGCGTTTCCTGTCTGTCATCCCCACGGCTgcgcccccgcccccacccccgccaGCCCCCCCGCTGGACGAGCACGACCAGCCCCCCAAGCCCCCGTTTGcagacgaggaagaggaggaggagatgttgCTCAGGGAGACCTGCCTCATGTCCATGGCCAACAAGCGTGTCAATGCGCCAGAG gagaTGTCCGACAGCGGCCCTCCGTCCCCCGTGCCCGCTTCCCTGCCACAGCCCGCTTCCCTGCCACAGCCCGCTTCCCTGCCACAGCCTGCCCCCCGGGGGAACCTGCAAACCGTGAGCCTGAACATCGCCAGTCTGAACGTCTTGACCCAGGCTCGCGGAAGCAAGTTCCCCCGGGGCCATCACGGCCCCAGAGTCCCGCTGGTG ctcCCCAGACACAAAACCGTAGTGGTGCAGCTGAACAACTCTGACGACAGCGACTCAGACGAGCAGGAGGCGTCCAGCTCCATGCCCTCTGTGTTCGGAGGGCTGGAGTTCATGATCAAGGAGGCCCGCAGGACGGTGGAG GCTGCCAAGCCGAAAGCTGCTGCAGAGAAGGAGAACCACCCTGTGAGAGCTCCGGACAGCCTCCCCGCTGCCAAGAAGGCTGAGTACCGCCTGCTGAGAGAGGAAATAGCCAG TCGGGAGAAAAAGAAGACCCTGAAGGACCAGGCCGCCGTGGGGTCTCCGGCCGGGTCGGACTCTGAGGTGGACCTGGTTGCCAAGGCAGCAGCCAAGCTCTGCCTGAGCGAAGCAGAGGACAGCCTGAGCAAGCACAG GGAGCTGCTCCAGAGAGACGAGGCCGTCCTAAGacagctgctcctgcaggagagcaggaagaaggAGTCTCTGAAGGCTGCTGAGGGCAAGGTGCTCAAGCTGAAGGAGCAGCTGCTGGCGTCTGAGAAGATCGTCAGCGCTAACAGGACCCTCCTCAAGAAGCTCCAGGAACAG GTGACCCGTGTGGAGCACCGTGTGCTGATTAAGAAGAACCACAGCGTGAGGCTGGAGAGGGACCTGATGCAGGCCCAGGCGGCCACAGGCAGGGGGCAGAAACGAAGAGCTGACACCAGCATTCTGCAG CCCTGGAAGCTGCAGCGTGTGGACAGCTCTGGACGCTACCTGGCGGACCTCATAGCCCAGAAGCAGCGTCTGCAGCAGCTGGAGTCTGAGTACGCTCTGAAGATCCAGAAGCTGAAGCAAGCCCAGACGCTGCGTCACCGCGGCCTGGCCCCAGAGGCCCCcgccctgccctccacccccccgcgcccccccacccctccccccccgccccccagcccctTCCCCGTGCCCCAGCCCTCGCGGCATGACCTCACCCAGGACAAGCTGACCCTGGACAGCGAGGACGCCGAGGACGGGAACGAGCCGGAACCTGCCGCACCTTCCGGCGCCACCAGGAGGAGCCGCCGGCAGTCCTTCCCGGAGCTGGGCGCGTCCACCAAGCCCAAGCTGGAGCTGGCCGCAGGCTCAGCGGTGAAAGACGGGGCGGTGAAACCGACCAAGGCGCCGGTGGGCTCTGGAGAGCCGTCGGAGCTGTTCCTGGGGCTGGACGTGGAGGCGCTGAGGCTGAAGCACCAACAGCAG GCCAGGCTGGGagagctgctgctgggggagCTGAGGACCatggggggctgggaggagaggaacccTCCAGAGAAG GTGTTGGCGGTGGATGTGGAGGCCATGACGCCTCAGAGCAGCCGAGCGGAGCTCAAACCAGTTCCCTTTGGATCGTACAGAAGCCCTCTGCTGGTCTTCAGATCCTACAG ATTCAGTCCTTACTTCAGAACGAAGGAGAAGATGTCCCTCAGCTCGGTGACCCACAGCAACACGATAGAGGCCAGGAAGTGCTTCTGCCGCTTTGACCTGACGGGAACGTGCAACGATGACGACTGCAAGTG GCAGCACATGAGGAACTGCACCTTTAGCGGGAACCAGCTGTTCCAGGACATCCTGTCCTACAACctccctctgattggctgctcaGAAAGCAGCAACAATGACGAGATCTGCGCCGCAACAG AAAAGTACATCAAGAAACTCTTTGGGGCCAACAAAGACCGCATGGGAATGGACCAGAAAGCAGTCCTCCTAGTGAGCAAAGTGAACGAAAGCAAGCGACATA tcccTCCCTTCACCACCTGTAAGGACACCAGGACGTGGAGGCCCCAGCCGGCCTGCCAGGCCAGCCCCAACACTGGGGACGACAGCGGGGACGAGGGCCTGGAGGGCAGCACTGCTGCCGTCAAATATG AAGACGTCTCCAAGACCCGCCTGCCCTcgctggacgtgtgtgtgtcacccgaGGACAAGCGCTACTTCACCAGCGAGACTGACGACATCTCCAACCTGGAGACCAGCATCCTGGAGAGCCCTCGGGACACCCAGCTCTGGATCAAACTGGCCTTCAAGTACCTCAGCCAGAAAGAGCC TTCGTCGTCAGAGTGTTTGGACGCAGCGTTGAACACGCTGTCCCGCGCTCTGGAGGACAACCGGGACAACCCTGAGATCTGGTGCCACTACCTGCGGCTGTTCTCACGGCgcggggccagggaggaggtgcaggagatgTGTGAGATGGCCGTGGAACATGCTGCCCACTTTCAAGTGTGGTGGACG tACCTGAGTCTGGAGAGCTCGTTCGAGGGGAAGGACTACGTGTGTGACCGCCTGCTGAGGTTCCTGCTGGGCCAGGTGGCCGGCGGCCAGACAGACAAGCTGTCCTTCCTGCTGCTGGAGGCGCTGCTGTACCGGGTCCAGCTCAGCCTGTTCACAGGCCGCATGCAGAGCGCTCTGGCCTTCCTGCAG AGTGCTCTCAAGTCGGCCAACGGGAGGAGCATTGCAGACCACCTGACGGTCAGCGACCGTGCCCTTGCCTGGCTCTCTTACATCCACCTGACAGAGTTCGACAGCCTGCCGGCCAGCCTGTACGACCCAGCCGACTCCAACCCCTCCAGGCTGGTGAGCACAGAGCCCCTGACGCTGCCCTGGGTCACCCCGCAGGACATCAGCACGCCCCCTGACATCCTGGTCGCCCTTTTTCAAG ATGCCGTTCGGCAGTGCTCAGATGAGACACTACCTCAGAAGGAGAGGATACTAGCCTGCTTGGCCCTCCACACCAACCTCATCACCCTCAACACTCTGCTGGAACG CTATGACAAGGGCATGGAGCTCTGTGAGTCCCTGCTGGTCACGTGCCCCGagtcctgccccctgctggacgcCCTGGCTAACATCCACGTCTGCCGGGGCCACAGCGACGAGGCCGTCAGAGTGTGGCTCCGGGCCCTCGCCGAGTGTCCACACAACGCAGAGATCTTCTACCACGCCTGCAAGTTCCTCATGGCCCAG GAGAAGCCCGAGATCATTGAGCCTCTGTTCCGGGGGTTCGTTCTGTCCTTCTGCCAGAACGACGAGAGCGATCGGCAGCCGGTGGACGTGCTTCG GTTCATCCTGGGTGTTCCTACAGAAGACGTCCTCCGAAGCCCAGTCATCAAGAAGCAGCTTCAGGAGCAGATCATCCACCACAtgcctcacctccacctggTGCACTG CTGTTGGCAGTGGACTCATGGGGCAGTCGGGGTGGCGGTGGAGGCCTTTGAGAGCGCTCTGGGCTCCGTCATGCAGCTGGATGTTCTCCACAAGCTCTGGATGGA TTATCTCGTCTTTACCAGCAGTAAGTTCCTGGGGTCCCAGGCCACCGGCCGGGAGTTCAGGATGTTTGCGGATCTCGTCCAGCGTTGCCTGGTTACGGTGCCGTCCAGACTGGAGGTTCCGTTCAGCTCAGCCCGCTACTGGAGCTGCTTCACGTTCCACAACAAG GTGGTGTCTCTCTACCTGAGCTGCCTGCCAGGGTCTCAGCACCCCCTGGTTCTGGAGAGGCTGCGCTACACCatgcccaccaacacacacctggccctcaG GTTGCTGCACCAGGAGTGGACGGACGGGAACGTGGAACATCTGAAGTTCCAGGCGAGAACGTTGAGCGCCAGCATTCCCAACTGTCTGGCCAACTGGAAAAT AGCCATCACTGTGGAGAAGGAGCTCAAGCAGAGATCTGAG GTGCGACTTCTCTATCAGCAAGCCCTGCAAAGGCTCCCTCTGTGCGCCACCCTGTGGAAAGAT cgTCTGCTGTTTGAGgctgcagagggaggaggtaAAACTGATAGACTGAGGAAGCTTGTTGACAAGTGTCAAGAGGTGGGAGTGAGTCTAAATGAGCCCCTAAATTTAGGCTCGTGCTAA